Genomic segment of Colletotrichum destructivum chromosome 5, complete sequence:
GTGACCGTAGATAGCCCGCGCCCGATCGATCTCGCCAAGGCGCTTCTCCATGTCGGCAAACTTTAGGCACATGTCCCGTGCCTCATTGTCGGGTAAGGTGGATATGGCCTTTTCGTAGAtgggtctcgtcgacggcagccCAAAGTTGGATGCCGACTTGGTGATGTAAAAATTGAACATGTCCGCCCGGTCCTCATCCGCCACCGCCCTGGTCGCGCGTTCGTAGATTCGCATAGCGTGCCTTGCAAGACCCCGCTCCTCCTCTAAGTTGCCATACATGAGGTAGATAACCTTGGCAAATTTGGGCGGACAGTCCTCGATAGCCTGCTCAAAAAGGTCGCGCAGACGTTCGATGCCAATCTTGCGATCGACGGCCTTTGTGAGGTACAGATTCCATAGCTCAAAGGCGACCGGGTAGCTGAAGAGATCCAGGCCTCGTTCGTAGATTTTGAACGACTCCTCGTAGTACTGGTGCTCCTCCAACAGATTGGCGTAGTTGACCACTGTTTGCGGCGTAGCAATCCGCAGTTCGAAAATGCGCTCGTACACCTTCCGAGTATCCTCCAGAGAGCTGACActctcgacgaggtccacGTAGAAGCTCCAGAGCTTCCAGCTCTTGTGCACACGCTGCTGTGGCGACAACGTCTCGTCAAAATAGTCGACTGTCGATCTCTTCGGCGCTTGCACCGCCTTTGCCATGATCCGAACGGCATCATCAAAGTTTTCGTTCCTCAgctccatctcggcccaTTCAATCCACATGTCAGCCAATTCCGCAACGGACTTGAACGGAACCTTGACAGCTTTCTCCATGATGACGCGCGCGTTCCGTACGTCGCCCCCGCGCTCGTAGAATTTGGCATAGTTTGCCCAGAGCTGGTGGAATGCCCCTATGGCCTTCTTTGGCTGTATTGTTGCGATGGCGGCCGTATACGTCTGAACCACCTCAAACTTGTTGTCGCCCCAAAGGGCAACCCTCTTCTCCCATTCCGACACATTGTTGGGGTTCTGGCGcaggacgacgtcgttgaGAAGAAAAGGTCTCCGGTCCATGAGTTGCTCGAACCGCATCATTCTGATGTCGAGTTCGAAatccgcctcctcgtcgacaatgCCCTTGTCCGCGCGATCAGAGGCGACCTCCATCAGAGCTCCAATGATAGACTCCTCGAACTCAGTATATGAGTCAAAAACAAGAGTGAAGTCTCGGACGGTCATCACCGTCGTGATAGCTTCTTCAAATACATCCCTAGCGCGCTCAAAGTTGCCCCTCCGTATCCAATATGTGGCCAGCCCACACCATAGCTTCCCTCGTTGATCGGCAAAACGGACAATACCGCTTCTAACGATCCTGTCTACATCGATGCCAGTCTCATGACCAGTCTCGATGTCCGCCGCATGTTCAACCATCAGGTCGACCATTTCGCTCCACAGCTCGTAATGCCCCTTTCCCTGCTTGCTTGCGAAT
This window contains:
- a CDS encoding Putative tetratricopeptide-like helical domain superfamily, pre-mRNA-splicing factor Syf1: MPASVLLNGSQRRPDLHLVGDEDSVYEQDVIRNPGSIKPWLAYIQFKSQHGTVHERAFVLERACLQLPRSYKLWKMYLTFRVQHVSKLNASVFSAEYRKVNALFERALILLNKMPRIWELYLKFLLQQPLVTTTRRTFDRALRALPLTQHNRIWALYKPFANSIAGISAVKVWRRYMQIHPEDAEDFIELLTQAGFYTEAVKKYMDVLNNPRFASKQGKGHYELWSEMVDLMVEHAADIETGHETGIDVDRIVRSGIVRFADQRGKLWCGLATYWIRRGNFERARDVFEEAITTVMTVRDFTLVFDSYTEFEESIIGALMEVASDRADKGIVDEEADFELDIRMMRFEQLMDRRPFLLNDVVLRQNPNNVSEWEKRVALWGDNKFEVVQTYTAAIATIQPKKAIGAFHQLWANYAKFYERGGDVRNARVIMEKAVKVPFKSVAELADMWIEWAEMELRNENFDDAVRIMAKAVQAPKRSTVDYFDETLSPQQRVHKSWKLWSFYVDLVESVSSLEDTRKVYERIFELRIATPQTVVNYANLLEEHQYYEESFKIYERGLDLFSYPVAFELWNLYLTKAVDRKIGIERLRDLFEQAIEDCPPKFAKVIYLMYGNLEEERGLARHAMRIYERATRAVADEDRADMFNFYITKSASNFGLPSTRPIYEKAISTLPDNEARDMCLKFADMEKRLGEIDRARAIYGHASQFCDPRTSPDFWAKWEAFEVQHGNEDTFKEMLRIKRSVQAQYNTDVNFIASQALARSQRRPEESIDPEAADAMAALERQAKAPVGFVAASDTAKTTNEAEAPPVTANPDAIDIDDLDE